CATCAGAGGAGGAGCAGATTATGGTGCATATCTGTACCTCACTATCACCAGAGGTGAGCAGAGTTACCTGCATGCTGCTTGTAATGGGACACACTGCATGCAgatttgaacaaaataaaattgcttcttttgttttacattatcaTATGCGTTCTGATCTTCTTCCATtgacgctgtctctgtgttcaggtTCTCCTGGTCTGTCGGTGCTGAACAACACAGTGGTGGGTGAGGAAGGGGGCAGTGTCAGCATCCAGTGTCTCTATAGCGACAGCCTCAGGGACAGTGTGAAGATGTGGTGCAGGATTTGGGACTGGAGCTCCTGTCTGACAGCAGGGGGAACTGGGATATCCCAACATGCATCTGTGCTGGTCAGCGATGACAGAAGAGGAGTGCTGACTGTGACAGTGAGGCGACTGGAGAGGAAGGACACAGGCTGGTACTGGTGCactgcaggagaggagcagtTTCCTGTTCATATCACTGTCACGCCGCCAAAACCTCCAACACAGAGACCCACCACAAGTAAGGATCTTCACTCAGTGTAAATAGTTCAAGCAGCTAATGCCACCTAgtcaaacaagtaaaaaaaaaaattggccaTAAAATACTTTTTCTGACAGTTAACTTTatagatatacagtacattctaCAGATACCATAGTACATTCCTTTCTGAATATATCAAAGGAGAATCATTGAGACTTTACTGAAAGAAcattatatgcaatatatattaTTCCAACATAAAGCCTATCATATGTTTCCATAACACCCTGAGCCTATTCTCTAATGTTTCAAATTAGCATTCATCAAATTTATAGCTTCTTATGACATTTATTGGCCCTATAGTGCCCATCTTAAACAGTtcaatatgtttctttttttacacatgtatgtgcatatgtattatGCAGCTGGTAGGCATTGCTTATATGGCTGTAAAGTTTATTTACAAGCATttgaaataaagtgttttttttaaatacagcgTCATAACTTTTAAACCTCTGACAGTGACCACAACTTCATTTCGGACAAGAAGATTGGGTTCACCTGAACTCCTGACTACAGGTTTGACATGgttattttttgcagtttctcaAACTTTTAAACACTTAAAACCTTTAAGATATTAAATCTGCACTCCAGACCACAGCGCTGACTTAATGTGTGTGTCTACTCGAACAGCTCTGATTCCCAACAGAAGTGGGGAGAATAACCCCAAATCAAGGTAATCATACCTATCACCCTTTCCAGGTGCATCTCAGTACAGTTTGTATTTAACATGATACTGTAATGGTAGAGACGACCTGCACGTACACTGCTGGCCagtcatttatacatttttttctattgaaaCAATTTCTCTGcagtaaaattgtatttttgcagCAGATAATTCTTGCTCTTGTATTTCACATGCTGAGTTCATAAACCAACTCATGTTATTCAATATGAATATCAAGCATCATAACTGAGTTCTGACATTAACTGAGCgtgtttcattaattttacatgtgaTATGTGTAACTGCAGCCGAtgctcctttttcccctctgtaatAATGAACTAACACCCTGTTTACATCTGttgttgtctgtctgtgctgcacttCTTGTTTCTCATGTTGTCTCTTGAGCAGGTTGTCACTGCGAAAGAGGCTACTTTGTAAGAAACATTCCTGCATAATTAAAGCCTAAAGATTACAGTATGGGTACTCCTCGGGTAGTTGCATGTAACAGTTAACGAACAACAACTGATCACTTGTTActatttgaaatattgtttattgGGCAAGACCTGAATGTATAGCATACCACAGTCGTGCCTTGCCAGAGGTGGGTGAATTGTGTCACAATCTTCCGATTCAGCACTGTCCACGGCATGAGAAAAACCTGCAGTACTTCAGAAAAACTAGATCAGGTCCTCTCCCAGTCACATGGGGAAACATCTAAATGAAAGTGTAGAGCTGTGGTTATGGTGAGGAACTGTAAACTTTCAGCATTTCATCAGACACCCAAACCACAGGGTCTCTGAACCAGCTCAGCAGAACGCGTGAGAGATTAGCAGGTGACACATACTCATGTAACTAGTGGCAGCTTTGATCTTCAACTGTACGTGTCCCTCAGCCAGTACAAAATTAGATAAGGTTTCAACAAAGTGTAAATAAGATCAGGTTACATTTAATACATCTTTTCCAGTGTTATTCTGGAAGTGCTGCTGAAATCTGCTGTTGCTCTGGTCTACACCACATGCACCACCATAGCCATGCTGAAAATCTGGATCTATTGCAGTAAGTCTTACAGTATATCTCTTTTACTACACTACTGTTCTTATTGCATTCAGAGCACTACAATGATTTGGACTTCAGTTTATTCATCTCCTGAAGTTTGGTTTAAGGCCTGTGGGTCTCACATGGATCCAGTGCAGTTAGGTTTGAAGTGTCTCTATTTGTAATCAGGATGAAATTAAAATCTGATCTCGTATTTTTCCAGAGCAACGAAGAGCAGGGGCTCTTGGGAGATACAGGAGAAGGAAGAGATGGAAAGAAGAGTGggttttgttgtcatttattgtCTAGAATATTAAaatcttgtaaatattgtagTTGCCAATCAgtcagcttctctctctctctctctctctctctctttctctctctttctctctcaggtgtaCTGATGCTGTCATGGAGACGTGACCTATTAGACGTTCGTGCACTTTTGCATTTGGACTAGAGCAGGTCCTTAGCATCACTTTGGATTCAGCAGGATACATAAACATAATCAAGAGAGGCTATTTATTCCTCTGGCAGAAAAATGTAGAGTTTTCTGAGGAACTGTAATTCTACAGATaattctgttttgtctttttaaatactAACAGCTGATGATATGTTGTCTTTTCTTTCAGGCACACTGATATTATCAGTGGTGTTTGTGCTGGGAGGCTTCTGTGTAGTAGTTTtacttaaaatgcttttaataaaCTCCTTTTAAATAGTAAATAACACCTCTGTAACACGTACAGCAAAGGCCAATGTTAGGTTTTCAGTAATTTCTGTGAAGTCTTGCAGGCAAAAAgcttctttttaattatttatatcaATTTAAAGACAAATCGTGTTTTTGTTGAACAAATGAATCAGGTACTTAGTACAAATTTGAGTTCAGCACACAATATTCAAACAAACTGTAATCAGATGCCTGTATTGGAAAAACTCAGGCTAATCTGAGTGAGAAGAATagtcaatttatttattaaacaaatcaaaataaattcaacaaatcaatcaataaaaataaataaataaataaatgatcagGCACacaagtttgaaaaaaaaattttaaaaaatgaccaaaagGTGGCAACATACATGTCCTTTCAGGCTGAGGGCAACTGTAAAACAATCACTTAAAATACCCAATATTGTCATattgatatgtgtgtgtgttggtatggCTGCTAATGGTGTGTTCCTCTAATGAGGCCCAACAAAAGAAGAGATGAATATGATGGAGATGGAAATGAATACCTTTGTCTGTGGTAGCtgtttttataactttttttgaACAATTCATCTTGTAGAATGCACAGCATTAAATGATAGGAGTTGGTTCACCAGTTTAGCACATCCTGATACAAGCGTCACACAGCAATAATGATCTCATCAGAGGTAATTCATGTGAACTACTCTGGAGGAAGGAGAAgacaggttgtgtgtgtgtgtctgcgtgcatgtgcgtgcgtgtgtgtgtgtgtgcgtgcgcgtgtgtgtattgACATTTGAGAAAGCGTGTGACAGTGTGAACAACGGCCAAGAAGAAGAATGCTTGAGACACTGTGATGTTACAGAGGAGCAGGAAGTGTCAGTCAGTCTGCAGAGAGCTGGggtctctgacacacacacacatggctcctctcctgtttctcctcctcttcctctttagGCTTCCAGGTAAGACTCACCAATCTCTCTGCATATATACTATTGATGTTCAAACTTACACAATTATGAAATAAGCAACATttagatgcatttttattatattacagACTTGCTGTGCAGAGATTTGGGGGGGGTGACAAATCGACAAAGAGACACTAATGTCACTAATTTGCAAAACTGTAAACGAGAGATTCTCCAAGATAGTTTCATactataaatgttttcatagtATGGCTGCAATTCTGATAACGTTTCAGCattattgttttgaatgcacGCGTTACTGCAAACTCTCGAAAGACAAAAAAGTAAGGATTGCAGCTGCCTCATATCAGCAGTCCTACATGAGTGCAGAGGTCATCGAAGTGAACCACTAACTCCAAACACTGCTGCATCAAAGGAGAACAAAGAGCATTAAAAACGagctcagtaaatatgcatATTAGTCtgagaaattatttaaaatacatcagCTATAGTACAATCAGTTTACACAGCATATGAAGTGATGAgttttcaaatatttgcatttgtttgttaaCAAATGGAAACTTGCACTTGCATACTGAAACTTTATGTGAACAATGAGACCA
The nucleotide sequence above comes from Megalops cyprinoides isolate fMegCyp1 chromosome 2, fMegCyp1.pri, whole genome shotgun sequence. Encoded proteins:
- the LOC118770233 gene encoding CMRF35-like molecule 3 encodes the protein MRTVSRLSVQMGGSVTIPCLYDQEYIYHVKYWCSGGDWNICKTLVRTDSPRIAGDVLIIDSPAQKVFTVTMRNLQEGDSGYYWCGVDIRGGADYGAYLYLTITRGSPGLSVLNNTVVGEEGGSVSIQCLYSDSLRDSVKMWCRIWDWSSCLTAGGTGISQHASVLVSDDRRGVLTVTVRRLERKDTGWYWCTAGEEQFPVHITVTPPKPPTQRPTTMTTTSFRTRRLGSPELLTTALIPNRSGENNPKSSVILEVLLKSAVALVYTTCTTIAMLKIWIYCKQRRAGALGRYRRRKRWKEECTDAVMET